In the Bacteroidales bacterium genome, ATAAACAACCTGAACCTGCATAGCTTATCCTTAAAATTAAAAGCGGAATCAGTAGCTGTTTCCACAGAATATTCATGAATGGTCTGGGGAGCATCTCTAAATGTTTCGTTGGCTTCGAGATGTGCTTTAAAAACTTTTACATTTAGAAGTGTAAATTTATCAATATCAATTGGCGTATTGTTTTGTTCTGGTTTCATTTTGAGTTGCATAAATTTTAAAAGAGCCACACCTTTCATCGAACATTTCCTCGTGCTCATAGCATGTATTCACGAATTCATTTTGCTTATTAACCTTAGCCGGCACAGCCAAAGGCACGTATTTTATCTTTTCATATTTTGCCTTTGCCTGAGCCGGTGTCATGATTATTGTTTCGCCTAAGGCCACCGAAATTTTAGTGAGGCTTTGTAGCGTCATGTTATGCGCACCACAAAGCCATTTACTAATTTCTGCCGGCGCCTTACCAAGCGCTTTGGCAAGGTCGCTTGAGTTCATGTTCTTGTCAGCCAACAAATCATAAATGTAGTCAACAATAGCCATGTTATCATTTACAAATTGAGCCTGCTCCGGGGTTGTCCGTTCTCTAATTTGCTCCAACATTTCTTTTAACTTAGCCATAATTCTATTCCTTCGTAGTTTAATAGGTTTGTTCTTCCGCGATCGAATTCTATTTGTCGATCTCTGATCAATTCGTCAATTCGCAGTGTAATTTTATTTGCTTCCTGAAAATATCCTTTCACATTTTCACAATCCTGAGCTTTGTCTTTTGTTTTTATACCCCCGTTAAAAAGGAATACAATGCTGGTTGAGATAAACAAGCAATAGAGTCTTAATTGCTCCCGCCCAAAATCGACCTCAATGTATTTGGCCGGTGGTGGCAAAGCATGGAACGACCCTTCTGATCGGAAATAATGTTCCCTGGCTCCTTTCCTGGAAAAGCGTTCAAGTGTTT is a window encoding:
- a CDS encoding helix-turn-helix transcriptional regulator; the protein is MAKLKEMLEQIRERTTPEQAQFVNDNMAIVDYIYDLLADKNMNSSDLAKALGKAPAEISKWLCGAHNMTLQSLTKISVALGETIIMTPAQAKAKYEKIKYVPLAVPAKVNKQNEFVNTCYEHEEMFDERCGSFKIYATQNETRTKQYAN